A DNA window from Paenibacillus sp. HWE-109 contains the following coding sequences:
- the remB gene encoding extracellular matrix regulator RemB, with amino-acid sequence MFIHLGGEKIIRASELIAIFDISIEKSSKISKQFIQQAVKDKKTEKIGEEECKSLVVTKGKVYYSPISSTTLKKRAHQLLTN; translated from the coding sequence ATGTTTATTCATTTGGGTGGCGAGAAAATTATTAGAGCTTCCGAACTGATTGCTATTTTCGATATCTCGATCGAGAAGTCGTCCAAAATATCGAAACAATTCATTCAGCAAGCTGTAAAGGATAAAAAAACCGAGAAAATCGGGGAAGAGGAATGTAAATCCCTCGTTGTTACCAAAGGGAAAGTGTATTATTCCCCCATTTCCTCAACTACGCTCAAGAAACGAGCACACCAGTTATTAACGAACTAA